The window CATTCCTGTCCGAAAGTCGGTAATCCCCTCCTATTCGGCGCCATTACAATATAACCGTTAGCAGCCATCATTTGAAAATTCCAACGATACGACCAGCCATTAGTAACATCCGATTGCGGACCGCCCTGGCAAAATAAAATTGCCGGATATTTATCATTTTCATCAAAAAATGGAGGATAAATTACCCAAACAAGCATATCCTTATCGTCAACGGTTTTAATCCATCTTTCTTCAACCTTTCCCATTTCCAAAGTCGATAATAAGTTATCATTAACATGAGTAATCTGCATTTCTTTTCCCGTTTTGATATCAATTTTAAATATTTCATTGGGATATGACATTGTTTGTTTTACACCGATAATAAATTTACCGGCAGGAATATATTCTACATAATTATGTGAGCCATTTGTGATTTGAGATATTTTATTTCCCTTTAAATTTAATTCATAAATATTATATGCCGCATGACGGCCGCTGATAAAATATATTTTATCGCCGTTTTTACTCCACTTAAAATCATGACTGCTCTGATCAAAACCTTCGGAAAGGTCTTTTACTTCATTTGTTTTAAGATTGATAAGCATTATGCGTTCCTTATCGGCTTCAAAACCCGGAGTTTCCATACTTCTCCAGACAATATAATTATTATCTGGGGAAAATACGGGATCAAAGTCGTAACCTTCATTAAATTCAGTAATATTCTTAGTTGTCTTATTGTGAACATCATAAAGATAAATATCCGAATTTGTACTAATTGAATATTCTTTTCCTGTTAACTTTTTGCAAGTATAAGCAAGGAGTTTACCATCGTCAGACCACGCAACCTGCTCCATTCCGCCAAAAGGATTCATAGGCGAATCAAATTTCATATTTTTTAGAATATCAGTACCGGCGCTGATATTTCCGTCAGCAGATAGAATTGTAACAAATAAATGACTATAAGCGTAATCATGCCATGAATCCCAATGCCTATACATCAAATCATCAAAAATACGTGCATTAATCAAAGGTAAATCAGGATTTTCCTCAGCCGGAGTTTTATCTAATTTCACATCTTGCGCATATACAATTTGTTTTCCGTCGGTAGAAAATTTGAAAGAGTTTATTCCATCCTTAATATTACTGACTTGAGTAACATTTGCACCTTGATAATCGGCAGAAAATATTTGCATTCCGTTATTATCACTTAAGGCAAGAAAATATATAAGATTATTTGTAGGATGAAATACAGCATTATAAATTGATCCTGTAAAATCTATAAGTTTGTGTGAAACATCATCTTTCAGATTTAGCAGGTAAATATCTCTATTACCGGTGTTTTTTTGAAGATCATAGTTAGTAATTCCGTAGATAATTTTAGATTGGTCGGGCGATAACTGTACATCGTTTAATCTGCCGAAACGCCATAAATCTTCAGGAGTCATTGCTCTTTTTTGTGCAAAAGAACAAAACGACAATAATACTAATGAGATTAATAAGAATTTTTTCATATAATTAATATTAAGTTTGTTATTTGATTTGATATTATAATATAAATTGATATGATGCATTGCATCTACAAGTTAAGTCTGAAATCAAAATTAAAATGCAAATATAATTTAAAACTCAGGAAGAATTGGAAATGATTTATTCCTTTTAACGATTTTTTATAATTGCAATAATACCGGAGATTTGTTTTTGTAAACAATACTAATAAGACGCTGATAAATCGGTTTTATCCATTTTAATATGTTTTATTTATTTTATAAGTTTTTTATATTAACTTTGCAAGTACAAAAACTCGAGTGTTATGGCAAATTTTTTAAATCCGGGAAAACCGCGACAATTTAATATTCAGACCCGACATTATGATCCTAAAAAGGAACATGAGAAGATGAAGGAAAAGAAAGCAGAAGGAAAAAATGAGGAATATAACGAATATCGTCGCGAAATGATGCGTAGTGAATGGAAAACTCAACGTATAGAAGAAAAAAAGAGCAAGACACAAAAAAGACTAATTATTTATGTCATTTTGGCAGCGCTTCTTTTGGCATTTATTTTGATGATCTAAGGAACTTTAATTGAATATAGTATGTCTGATCTTATTAGGCTTTTACCTGAAAATGTTGCTAATCAAATTGCCGCCGGTGAGGTTGTACAACGCCCGGCTTCTGTGGTAAAAGAACTATTGGAAAACGCGGTTGACGCAAAAGCTTCTAAAATAACTCTTATTATTAAAGATGCAGGTAGATTGTTGATACAAGTAATCGACAACGGTATAGGCATGTCCGAAACCGATGCCCGATTGAGTTTCGAAAGGCATGCAACTTCAAAGATACATTCCGCAGACGACCTCTTCAAATTAAACACTTTAGGATTTCGCGGGGAAGCATTAGCTTCTATCGCTGCCGTTGCACAGGTTGAAATGAAAACCAAAAAAGCAGACAATGAACTCGGCACTAAAATAATTATTGAAGGAAGTAAATTGGTTTCTCAAGAGGAATGCACCTGTGATACAGGCACTTCTATCTCTGTGAAAAATCTTTTCTTTAATATTCCGGTTAGAAGAAACTTTTTGAAATCTAATACTCAGGAGCTTAAATTAATCATTGAAGAATTTTACAAAGTTGCTCTTATTAATCCGCACATTCATTTTGCAGTTTATAATAACGACAATTTATTATATGATTTAATTCCTGAAAATTTCAAGCAACGTATTGTAAACCTTATAAATAAATCATACAAGGAAAAATTAATTCCTTTAGAAATAGACATTGAAAATATTAAGATTTCAGGATTTATTTGCAAACCTGAACATGCTAAAAAATCGCGCGGCGACCAATATTTATTTGTAAATAATCGTTTTATAAAACATCAATACCTGAAACACGCTATAGAATCTTCTTATCAGGAGATTATTCCCGCAGATATGTTTCCGATGTTTTTTATTAAAATTGACATTGAACCGGAATTGATTGACGTTAATATTCATCCGACAAAAACAGAAATCAACTTTCAGGATGCGAGTACTTTGTATTCCATTTTGAAATCAGGAATGAAAAGAGCTTTCGGGTCTTTCAGCATTCAAGTACCTTCTATTGATTTTGGCAGTACTCCGGAATTTGCTCCTATTACCGACAACAGACCTGTAGTGCCGCCAAATATTAAATTAAATCCGAATTATGATCCTTTCGACGGATTTGCAAATGTCAAAAAGAATAGCGAAAACAATTCAAATTGGCAAGAATTTTATTCGGAACTGAATAATCAATATAAAAATACTTTCGGCAATAATGATGAAAGAGAATCTGACAATAAAAGTAATATTGAATCCGGGGTTCTGTTCGAGAAAAAAAATGAATTTATTTTCGGTGAAACTTTTATTCAGTTTAAAAATAAATATATCATAGGCACTATCAATAAAGGAATCATAATTATTGATCAACAAAGAGCTCATGAAAGAATTTTATTTGAGGAATATTTGGATAAACTCAAGAAAAATACTCCTGCAACACAGATTGATATGTTCCCCGAAACAATAACTGTAAATTTCGATGAAGCATTAATTCTTGATGAAACAAAAGATTTATTTGCAAGCATCGGATTTATGTACGAAAAACTCGGTAAAACTAATTATGTTATCAATTCTCATCCCGAAAACATAAGTACCGACGAGATAAAAGACTTTTTTGAAAATGTCTTGATGAATCTGAAAATGGAAACCGGAAAAATTGTGAACGACAGGCATACTGCCATTGCAAAATCAATGACAACCAGAACCAGGATCAGGGAAAACACAATATTACACAATCTTGAAATGCGTAATATTGCAGAAAAATTATTCAAATGTAAAATAAGTGATGTCGATCTGAAAGGTAATCCGACTTATGCAATAATCGACATGGACGCAGTAGAAAACATATTATAAACTAATTATCTTAAAGAATGAGTGAACGTCAATATTCTCCGCAAAGATTCTCAATTTTACCGCCGGTAGTTAAAAACTTATTAATTATTAACGTACTGGTTTATTTAGCAACGATTGTCTGTAATATGGCTTTCCATATAGACCTCAATGATTATATCGGGTTGAGGTATCCGGGTGCCAGCGATTTTCGTTTTTATCAGTTTTTCACTTACATGTTTGCACATGGTTCATTCAGTCATTTGTTCTTCAATATGTTTGCATTATGGATGTTCGGCAGCGTTATTGAAAACGCCTTCGGTGAAAAACGATTTATCATCTATTATTTAGTTTGCGGTTTTGGTGCGGCGCTGACTCATTATGCAGTAGCTTTTTTCGAAATCAATCCGATCGTACATTCAATCAATTATATAATTGATAATCCTACTGCCGAAAATATTTTCGCTTTTGTTAAAAATCACAAATTCAATATTTCACAATATTCAGATATTGAAATACGCAACGGATTGGCAAGTTTTAACGCAAGCCTGAATACTTTACAATATAACAATCATGATTCTGCGGCAATTCAAACATGTATAAATTTCTTAACCGAATACAAGGAATATTTCAAGAATAT is drawn from Bacteroidales bacterium and contains these coding sequences:
- the mutL gene encoding DNA mismatch repair endonuclease MutL translates to MSDLIRLLPENVANQIAAGEVVQRPASVVKELLENAVDAKASKITLIIKDAGRLLIQVIDNGIGMSETDARLSFERHATSKIHSADDLFKLNTLGFRGEALASIAAVAQVEMKTKKADNELGTKIIIEGSKLVSQEECTCDTGTSISVKNLFFNIPVRRNFLKSNTQELKLIIEEFYKVALINPHIHFAVYNNDNLLYDLIPENFKQRIVNLINKSYKEKLIPLEIDIENIKISGFICKPEHAKKSRGDQYLFVNNRFIKHQYLKHAIESSYQEIIPADMFPMFFIKIDIEPELIDVNIHPTKTEINFQDASTLYSILKSGMKRAFGSFSIQVPSIDFGSTPEFAPITDNRPVVPPNIKLNPNYDPFDGFANVKKNSENNSNWQEFYSELNNQYKNTFGNNDERESDNKSNIESGVLFEKKNEFIFGETFIQFKNKYIIGTINKGIIIIDQQRAHERILFEEYLDKLKKNTPATQIDMFPETITVNFDEALILDETKDLFASIGFMYEKLGKTNYVINSHPENISTDEIKDFFENVLMNLKMETGKIVNDRHTAIAKSMTTRTRIRENTILHNLEMRNIAEKLFKCKISDVDLKGNPTYAIIDMDAVENIL
- a CDS encoding S9 family peptidase; its protein translation is MKKFLLISLVLLSFCSFAQKRAMTPEDLWRFGRLNDVQLSPDQSKIIYGITNYDLQKNTGNRDIYLLNLKDDVSHKLIDFTGSIYNAVFHPTNNLIYFLALSDNNGMQIFSADYQGANVTQVSNIKDGINSFKFSTDGKQIVYAQDVKLDKTPAEENPDLPLINARIFDDLMYRHWDSWHDYAYSHLFVTILSADGNISAGTDILKNMKFDSPMNPFGGMEQVAWSDDGKLLAYTCKKLTGKEYSISTNSDIYLYDVHNKTTKNITEFNEGYDFDPVFSPDNNYIVWRSMETPGFEADKERIMLINLKTNEVKDLSEGFDQSSHDFKWSKNGDKIYFISGRHAAYNIYELNLKGNKISQITNGSHNYVEYIPAGKFIIGVKQTMSYPNEIFKIDIKTGKEMQITHVNDNLLSTLEMGKVEERWIKTVDDKDMLVWVIYPPFFDENDKYPAILFCQGGPQSDVTNGWSYRWNFQMMAANGYIVMAPNRRGLPTFGQEWNDQISGDYGGLNQQDYLQTVDILSKEPFIDEDRLGAVGASYGGYSVYWLAGNHDKRFKTFISHCGIFNFYSMYGSTEENFFTNYDYEGAYWLNPQPKSYAEFSPHLFANKWDTPILIIVGEHDYRIPYTQSLEAFNCARLQDIPARLLFFNDETHFVLKPQNAVLWQREFKNWLDKYLK
- a CDS encoding rhomboid family intramembrane serine protease, with translation MSERQYSPQRFSILPPVVKNLLIINVLVYLATIVCNMAFHIDLNDYIGLRYPGASDFRFYQFFTYMFAHGSFSHLFFNMFALWMFGSVIENAFGEKRFIIYYLVCGFGAALTHYAVAFFEINPIVHSINYIIDNPTAENIFAFVKNHKFNISQYSDIEIRNGLASFNASLNTLQYNNHDSAAIQTCINFLTEYKEYFKNIPNVVGASGAIYGLLLAFGMLFPNSLIYLYFFIPIKAKWFVIIFGVIELVSGITSTGNIAHFAHLGGMIFGVFLIIYWRKKGVLRI